A portion of the Clostridium gelidum genome contains these proteins:
- a CDS encoding ABC transporter substrate-binding protein has protein sequence MKKICEKLLVLIIVAANCIGIMAGCGASISSITTISGNPAVKDRLEQIKEKGVLTVASADNKPFGYIDPQTNQFTGIDADIITEIARRLGIDKVEMKLVPFKYLLNELNSDNDIDIIASGLYVTEERKKEVLFTNVWYKEPEAIVTLKASEFNFKEDLKNAVVGAESGTVFVELIQKWKNDGSVKDVRIYQSQPDLILAVATNEIDASILDSASASYLVSRYKNLNFKIFTPYKPELPGIVAAAVKKSDTSFADAINKKIDEMKEDGTLIEILKKHGLNESNFVSVKDGHISGQ, from the coding sequence ATGAAAAAAATATGTGAAAAATTATTAGTTTTAATTATTGTTGCTGCAAATTGTATTGGAATTATGGCTGGATGTGGTGCAAGCATTAGTAGCATAACTACAATATCGGGTAATCCAGCTGTAAAAGATAGATTAGAGCAAATAAAAGAAAAAGGAGTATTAACTGTTGCTTCAGCAGATAATAAACCATTTGGTTATATAGATCCTCAAACAAATCAGTTTACTGGAATTGATGCAGATATTATAACTGAAATTGCAAGACGACTTGGAATTGATAAAGTTGAAATGAAGCTAGTTCCATTTAAATATTTATTAAACGAATTAAATTCTGATAATGATATAGATATAATAGCATCTGGATTGTATGTTACGGAGGAACGTAAAAAAGAGGTATTATTCACAAATGTCTGGTATAAAGAGCCAGAAGCCATTGTTACGCTTAAAGCTTCAGAATTTAATTTTAAAGAAGATTTGAAAAACGCAGTAGTAGGTGCAGAAAGTGGAACTGTATTTGTAGAACTAATTCAAAAATGGAAAAATGATGGTTCAGTAAAAGACGTAAGAATATATCAGAGTCAACCTGATTTAATATTAGCAGTAGCTACTAATGAGATAGATGCATCTATACTTGATTCAGCCTCTGCATCATATTTAGTATCAAGATATAAGAACCTTAATTTTAAGATATTCACTCCATATAAACCTGAACTTCCTGGAATTGTAGCAGCAGCAGTTAAAAAAAGTGATACTTCCTTTGCAGATGCAATAAATAAAAAAATTGATGAAATGAAAGAAGATGGAACACTTATTGAAATTTTAAAAAAACATGGACTGAATGAAAGTAATTTTGTTTCAGTTAAAGATGGTCATATTTCAGGCCAATGA
- a CDS encoding ABC transporter substrate-binding protein — protein MQKMRKKLLVIIISVVSFIGIIVIFGSGVSNAQISNTDSAKDRLQAIKEKGVLTVASANDRPFAYIDPQTNKFTGVDAEIITEVARRLGIDKVEMKYVPFENVLVELNKNNDIDIAADGFYVTDERKKEVLFTNVWYKEPEVIITPKATKFNFKEDLKDAIVGAQNKTPFLDLAQKWEKEGLIKKIKILESQSELILAVANGEVDAGIIDYLVASYVLSENKNLNLKMVTPYKPEIPGMVAGAVKKTDATFAEEVNKKIDEMKEDRTLIGILKKYGMDEGNFVSVKDGNILEQ, from the coding sequence ATGCAGAAAATGCGTAAAAAATTATTGGTTATAATTATTAGTGTTGTAAGTTTCATTGGAATAATTGTTATTTTTGGTTCAGGAGTTAGTAATGCTCAGATATCAAACACTGATAGTGCAAAAGATAGATTACAAGCAATAAAGGAAAAAGGGGTATTAACTGTTGCTTCGGCAAATGATAGACCATTTGCTTATATAGATCCTCAAACAAATAAGTTTACTGGAGTTGATGCAGAAATTATAACTGAAGTTGCAAGACGACTTGGTATTGATAAAGTTGAAATGAAGTATGTTCCATTTGAAAATGTATTGGTGGAATTAAATAAAAATAATGATATAGATATAGCTGCAGATGGATTCTATGTTACAGATGAACGTAAAAAAGAAGTTCTATTCACAAATGTATGGTATAAAGAACCAGAAGTTATTATTACTCCTAAAGCTACAAAATTTAATTTTAAAGAAGATTTGAAAGATGCAATAGTGGGTGCACAAAATAAGACTCCTTTTTTAGATTTAGCTCAAAAATGGGAAAAAGAGGGCTTGATAAAAAAAATTAAAATACTTGAAAGCCAGTCTGAATTAATATTAGCAGTAGCTAATGGTGAAGTAGATGCAGGTATAATTGATTATTTAGTTGCATCATATGTATTATCAGAAAATAAGAATCTTAATTTAAAAATGGTAACTCCATATAAACCTGAGATTCCTGGAATGGTAGCAGGAGCAGTAAAAAAAACTGATGCTACTTTTGCAGAGGAAGTAAATAAAAAAATTGATGAAATGAAAGAAGATAGAACCCTTATTGGAATTCTTAAAAAATATGGAATGGATGAAGGTAATTTTGTTTCAGTTAAAGATGGTAATATTTTAGAACAGTGA
- a CDS encoding HNH endonuclease has product MAQNHICELCNRSVSTITKHHLIPLEKGGKKFETLSLCPTCHKQIHALFTNRELATHYHTLESLKRDQKIIKYLRFIENIPADSYVNIKKSRHVRKSG; this is encoded by the coding sequence ATGGCACAAAACCATATATGTGAATTATGTAATAGAAGTGTTTCTACAATAACTAAACATCACTTAATTCCCTTAGAAAAAGGCGGAAAAAAATTTGAAACACTCTCTTTATGTCCAACTTGTCATAAACAAATTCACGCTCTTTTTACTAATCGAGAACTCGCAACACACTATCATACTCTTGAATCGTTAAAGAGAGATCAAAAAATCATTAAGTATCTTAGATTTATAGAAAATATTCCTGCTGATTCTTATGTAAATATAAAAAAATCAAGGCATGTTAGAAAAAGTGGCTAA
- a CDS encoding PTS transporter subunit IIABC, whose amino-acid sequence MKDKIFGVLQRVGRSFMLPIAILPVAGLFLGIGGSFTNPTMIEAYGLTKLIGPGTFIYAILSVMNAAGSVVFGNLPILFAMGVAIGMAKKEKDVAALSAAIAFLIMHASIGAMININGGTEALLSGASTSVLGITSLQMGVFGGIIVGLGVAALHNKFYKIELPQVLSFFGGTRFIPIVSAITYLIVGILMFYIWPPIQGGIYKIGAVVLASGYAGTWVYGLMERLLIPFGLHHVFYLPFWQTAVGGTAEVGGKVIEGAQNIFFAELGTPGITHFSVSATRFMSGKFPLMIFGLPGAALAMYKCAKPEKRKVVGGLLLSAALTSMLTGITEPIEFTFLFVAPALYGIHCVFAGLSYMFMHMLNVGVGMTFSGGFIDLFLFGILQGNAKTSWIWVVVVGIGYFVVYYLLFSFLIKKFNLKTPGREDTDEVKLYRRSDLEAKKNAENGDVDELSAMICEGLGGKKNISDVDCCATRLRCTVHKGELVNKDLLKQSGASGVIHKGEGVQVIYGPRVTIIKSNLEDYLVTAPNEEVSMDTVEENKEEKATEKEIQGKVINTIILNSPLTGIAKDLSEAPDEAFANKMMGDGVVVIPTDGNVVAPADGEVIFVFPSKHAVGFKTTDGLELLIHIGIDTVKLDGKGFETFVKDGDKLKKGDKILSFDLEFIKENAPSIASPIICTALSSNQQVRLLKTGEIKAGEAIIAIDVFE is encoded by the coding sequence ATGAAAGACAAAATTTTTGGTGTGTTACAACGTGTAGGAAGATCATTTATGCTTCCAATTGCTATTTTACCAGTGGCAGGATTATTTTTAGGAATAGGTGGTTCATTTACTAATCCAACAATGATTGAAGCTTATGGTCTTACTAAATTAATCGGACCTGGTACATTTATTTACGCAATTCTTTCTGTAATGAATGCAGCAGGAAGTGTAGTATTTGGAAATTTACCAATATTATTTGCAATGGGTGTTGCAATTGGTATGGCAAAAAAAGAAAAAGATGTTGCAGCTTTATCTGCAGCAATTGCATTTCTTATAATGCATGCATCAATAGGTGCTATGATTAATATTAATGGTGGAACTGAAGCTCTCCTTAGTGGTGCATCAACTTCCGTACTTGGTATTACTTCATTACAAATGGGTGTTTTTGGTGGTATTATTGTAGGACTTGGTGTAGCAGCACTACATAATAAGTTCTATAAAATTGAATTACCACAAGTATTATCATTCTTTGGTGGAACTAGATTTATTCCAATTGTAAGTGCAATAACATATTTAATTGTCGGAATTTTAATGTTTTATATTTGGCCTCCAATTCAAGGTGGTATTTATAAAATTGGAGCTGTAGTACTTGCATCTGGTTATGCAGGAACATGGGTTTATGGTTTAATGGAACGTTTATTGATACCTTTTGGTCTTCATCATGTATTTTACTTACCATTTTGGCAAACAGCAGTTGGTGGTACAGCAGAAGTTGGCGGAAAAGTTATTGAAGGAGCTCAAAACATTTTCTTTGCAGAACTTGGAACTCCAGGAATAACACATTTTAGTGTTTCAGCAACAAGATTTATGTCAGGTAAATTCCCACTTATGATATTTGGATTACCAGGGGCAGCACTTGCAATGTACAAATGTGCTAAACCAGAAAAGAGAAAAGTAGTAGGAGGATTACTACTATCTGCAGCATTGACTTCAATGCTTACTGGTATTACCGAACCAATTGAATTTACATTCTTATTTGTTGCACCAGCATTATATGGAATACATTGTGTATTTGCAGGACTTTCATATATGTTCATGCATATGTTAAACGTTGGAGTAGGTATGACTTTCTCCGGTGGATTTATTGATTTATTCTTATTTGGTATTTTACAAGGAAATGCAAAGACAAGCTGGATATGGGTTGTAGTTGTAGGCATTGGGTATTTTGTAGTATACTATTTATTATTCTCTTTCTTAATTAAGAAATTTAATTTAAAGACTCCAGGACGTGAAGACACTGATGAAGTTAAACTTTATCGTAGAAGTGATTTAGAAGCAAAGAAAAATGCTGAAAATGGAGACGTAGATGAACTTTCAGCTATGATATGCGAAGGTCTTGGCGGGAAGAAAAATATTTCAGATGTCGACTGCTGCGCAACTAGATTACGTTGCACAGTACACAAAGGAGAATTAGTAAATAAAGATTTATTAAAACAAAGTGGAGCATCAGGAGTAATTCATAAAGGTGAGGGTGTTCAAGTTATATATGGACCAAGAGTAACTATTATAAAATCAAATTTAGAAGATTACTTAGTTACAGCACCTAATGAAGAAGTTTCTATGGATACAGTAGAAGAAAATAAAGAAGAAAAAGCAACTGAAAAAGAGATTCAAGGAAAAGTTATTAATACAATAATCTTAAATAGTCCATTAACAGGTATTGCTAAGGATTTATCAGAAGCACCAGATGAAGCATTTGCAAATAAGATGATGGGAGATGGTGTTGTAGTTATTCCAACTGATGGTAATGTTGTAGCACCAGCAGATGGAGAAGTGATATTTGTATTTCCGTCAAAACATGCAGTAGGATTTAAAACAACTGATGGACTTGAATTACTTATTCATATAGGAATAGATACAGTAAAGCTTGATGGAAAAGGCTTTGAAACCTTTGTAAAAGACGGAGATAAGTTAAAGAAGGGTGATAAAATATTAAGCTTTGACTTAGAATTTATAAAAGAGAATGCACCGTCCATTGCATCACCAATTATTTGCACAGCATTAAGTAGTAACCAACAAGTACGTTTGTTAAAAACAGGTGAGATAAAAGCTGGAGAAGCAATAATTGCAATTGATGTATTTGAATAA